The proteins below are encoded in one region of Neisseria bacilliformis:
- a CDS encoding RsiV family protein — protein sequence MSAKPLFLLVLPLAAAVHAAPLSYRTVTLEARANCAKTEKEAGNGSKCHELNVAYPKTGDKALDAWALRRIQKAVGTSNLTPKGLQAYWARNEEVKAVNESNAEGGDTPCHLDYNRSIELQGQTPHYAVFGGEYWDYACGPHGNGVYDLAVVRRDAAKPQALALKDILLPGGRARLNRLQKEAAAEHLAKYRSDDVSSVAEARRAIDEYTGKDFKGTDNWRLAKGGLLFVFQSYEITPYVLGRPEAYIPAAKLKGIVKPEILREAAHYQIAPKILKEDKNAK from the coding sequence ATGTCTGCCAAACCGCTGTTTCTGCTTGTCCTGCCGCTCGCCGCCGCCGTACACGCCGCGCCGCTGTCGTACCGCACCGTTACGCTCGAAGCCCGCGCCAACTGTGCCAAAACGGAAAAAGAAGCCGGCAACGGGTCCAAGTGCCACGAGTTGAACGTTGCCTATCCGAAAACCGGCGACAAGGCACTGGACGCTTGGGCACTGCGCCGGATACAGAAAGCCGTCGGCACGAGCAACCTCACACCCAAAGGGCTGCAAGCCTATTGGGCGCGCAACGAAGAAGTGAAGGCGGTCAACGAATCCAACGCCGAAGGGGGCGATACGCCCTGCCATCTGGACTACAACCGCAGCATCGAATTGCAAGGCCAAACCCCGCATTATGCCGTGTTCGGCGGGGAATACTGGGACTACGCCTGCGGCCCGCACGGCAACGGCGTTTACGATCTTGCCGTCGTCAGACGCGATGCGGCTAAGCCCCAAGCCCTCGCGCTCAAAGACATCCTGCTGCCCGGCGGCCGCGCTAGGCTGAACAGGCTGCAAAAAGAAGCGGCGGCCGAGCATCTGGCCAAGTACCGGAGCGACGATGTGTCGTCCGTGGCCGAAGCCCGTCGCGCCATCGACGAATACACCGGCAAAGATTTCAAGGGCACGGACAACTGGCGTTTGGCCAAAGGCGGGCTGCTGTTTGTCTTCCAAAGCTACGAAATCACCCCCTATGTGCTGGGCCGCCCCGAAGCCTATATTCCGGCGGCAAAACTCAAAGGCATCGTCAAGCCCGAAATCCTGCGCGAGGCGGCGCACTACCAAATCGCGCCGAAGATTTTGAAAGAGGACAAGAACGCGAAATAA